A region of the Pseudarthrobacter phenanthrenivorans Sphe3 genome:
CCTGAACCTCCGCGATGCCGCCCAGGGCACCCTCAGCTACACCTCGGACGAGGGCAAGGAGTACCGGCTCCGCACGGACGCGCCGCTCGCCGTCGTGGTGGCCCGCCCCCGTGGCTGGCACATGCAGGAAAAGCACCTGCTGGTCAACGGCGAACCGGCCGTCGGTGCGCTGGTGGACTTCGGCCTGCACTTCTTCCATGTTGCCAAGCAGCTGGTGCTCAATGGGCAGGGACCGTACTACTACCTGCCCAAGATGGAAAGCCACCTCGAAGCCCGGCTCTGGAACGATGTGTTCGTTTTCGCGCAGGACTACCTGGGACTGGGCCAGGGCACCGTCAGGGCCACTGTGCTGATCGAGACCATCCCGGCAGCCTTCGAGATGGACGAGATCCTCTACGAACTGCGCGACCACGCCTCGGGCCTGAACGCCGGCCGCTGGGACTACCTGTTCAGCATCATCAAGTACTTCCGCGACGCCGGCGAGGAGTTTGTGCTCCCGGACCGCGCTTCCGTTGCCATGACTGCCCCGTTCATGCGTGCCTACACCGAACTGCTGGTGAAAACCTGCCACAAGCGCGGTGCCTTCGCCATGGGCGGCATGGCGGCAGTCATTCCCAACCGGCGGCACCCTGAGGTTACCGAGGCAGCCTTCGCCAAGGTCCGCGCGGACAAGACCCGCGAGGCGAACGACGGCTTTGACGGTTCTTGGGTGGCGCACCCGGACCTGGTACCGACCTGCCGCGAGGTCTTTGACTCGGTGCTGGGAGACAAACCGAACCAGGTGGACAAGCAGCGCCCGGAGGTCAACGTCACGGCAGAACAGTTGCTGGATGTCTCCTCCGCCGACGGCCAGGTGACCGAGGCCGGGCTGCGGCTGAACCTCTACGTCGCCGTGGCCTACACGGCGGTCTGGCTGTCCGGGAACGGCGCCGTGGCCATCCACAACCTGATGGAGGATGCCGCGACGGCGGAGATCTCCCGGTCCCAGGTGTGGCAGCAGATCCGGAACAAGTCAGTGCTCGCGGACACCGGCAACACGGTCACCCGCGAGCTCGTGGAGCGGATCCTCGGCGAAGAAACCGAACGGCTCCGCACCGAGTTCGGTGACGAGGCGTTCCGGCGCTACTACCAGCCGGCCAGCGAACTGATTGCCGACATCTGCCTCTCGGAGGACTACACCGACTTCCTCACCACCCCCGCCTACGAACTGGTGGGCTGAGGCATGGCAGCATCACCCAAGCCCTCGCTCTCTGCCGGGGACCTGGCACACATCGACGGGCAGCTGGCCGCAACCGACCGCCTGCTGGAGCAGAACTACCCGGGCGACGACGGCTCCCGCCAGCCCGTCCACACGGTATACGTGCCCGCGGACCGCTTTACGCCGTCGTTCGCTGCTGACTGGGGTGCCCAGGCGCTGGCGACGGCGGAGGCCCACGGCGGGTTCGAAAGGCTTGGCTCGCTCCTGGGCCAGGACGCCGGCCTCGCCGAGGCCGTAGCCCCGCGCGTCGAGGCCAAGCTTTCCAGCGAGCCCATCGAGGACCTGCGGCTCGATTTTGAGGATGGCTTCGGGGACAGGGGCGACGACGCCGAGGACGCCGCCGCGGTGACTGCGGCTTCCGCGGTGGCCAAGGCAGTCGCTGCCGGGTCCGCTCCCCCGTTCATCGGCATCCGGTTCAAGTGCTTCGAAGCGCCCACCAGGGCCCGCGGACTGCGCACGCTGGACCTGTTTGTCTCCGGCCTCGCGGCGGCCGGAGAACTCCCCGAAGGGCTGGTCCTGACCCTGCCCAAGGTCACCACGGTGGCCCAGGTGCAAGCAATGGACTACGCCGTGTCCCGGTTGGAGGAAGTGCACTCGCTCCCCTCCGGACGGCTCCGTTTCGAGGTGCAGGTGGAAACCCCGCAGCTGATCCTGGGACCGGAGGGAACGTCGCCGGTGGCGCAGCTGCCGCACGCCGTGCCGGGCCGGATCAGCGGGCTGCACTACGGCACGTACGACTACTCTGCGTCGCTGCAGATCTCGGCGGAGTACCAGTCCATGGAACACCCGGTGGCCGACTTCGCCAAGGAGGTCATGCAGCTGGCCGTGGCCGGCACCGGCATCCGACTCTCCGACGGGTCCACCAACATCATCCCTGTGGGTGACAACGTGGAGAATGCCTGGCAGCTGCACGGCCGGCTGGTCCGGCGGTCGCTGGAGCGCGGCTACTACCAGGGCTGGGACCTGCACCCGGCACAGCTGCCCAGCCGCTTCGCCGCCACCTACGCCTTTTACCGCGAGGGCCTTCCGGCCGCGGCCGCCCGCCTTCGCAACTATGTGGAGCGGACCGAAGGTGGCGTCATGGACGAGCCCGCCACCGCCCGTGCCCTCGCCGCCTTCGTCCTGCGTGGCGTCCAATGCGGTGCTGTCGGTGCCGAAGAGGTCCAGGCGCTTGCCGGCGTCGGACTTCCGCAGCTCACCGCACTCGCGCACCCGCGGCTCGCCACCACTTCCAACTCGTAAGCAAAGGAAATTTGATGGGCAAGTACTACTCCCCCACCGGCGGGCTGCCGCCGCAGACGCACCTGACAACTGAACGTGCCATCGTCACCGAGGCGTACACGGTGATCCCGAAGGGCGTGATGACGGACATCGTCACGTCCAACCTGCCGGGCTTTTCGAACACCCGCTCCTGGATCATCGCCCGGCCCATCTCGGGCTTCGCCACCACCTTCTCGCAGCTGATAGTGGAGATCGCCCCGGGCGGCGGCGCCCCCAAGGCGGAGTTCGAAGCCGGCGTCGAAGGCGTCGTTTTCGTGACCCGCGGCAAACTCAACCTCACCTTGGACGGCGAACTGCACCAGATGGAGGAAGGCGGCTACGCCTACCTGGCCGCCGGTTCGGAGTGGGGCCTGGAGAACGTTTCGGACGACGTCGTGTCCTTCCACTGGATCCGCAAGGCCTACGAGCGCCTTGAGGGCTACGAGGCCAAGTCCTTCGTCACCAACGAAAAGGACGTGGAGCCCACGTCGATGCCGGACACCAACGACGTCTGGAAGACCACCCGCTTCACGGACTCCAATGACCTGGCCCACGACATGCAGGTCAACATCGTGACGTTCCAGCCCGGCGGCGTCATCCCGTTCCCGGAAACCCACGTCATGGAGCACGGCCTGTACGTCCTGGAGGGCAAGGCCATGTACCTGCTGAACAACGACTGGGTTGAGGTGGAGGCCGGCGACTTCATGTGGCTGCGCGCCTTCTGCCCGCAGGCCTGCTACGCCGGCGGCCCGGGCGAGTTCCGGTACCTGCTGTACAAGGACATGAACCGCCAGGTGCGCCTCACCTAAGCACCCCTCCCCTCCCAACTGAGTAGCGCTAAGTGTCGTTTTGGGGCTCCAAAACGACACTTAGCGCTACCTGGTTGGGAGGGGGAAAATGGGTGGCATGGGCACACGCCGGGGTGGCACGTGGAGGCGGATTGCCGCCGCCGTGTGTGCCGTCCTGCTGGCCGCCACTTCCGCGGGCTGCACCGGCGAGCCCGAACCTCCGGAGCCGGACCAGTCCGCCGCCTTTGCCCTGCTGGAGGCTTTCAGCGCGCGGATGCTGGAGGAAGGTGCGCCCGCAGTACTGATCTCGGTCAAGGACAAAGGCGAGTCCTGGAACCACGCTGCCGGCGTTCGCAGCTTGGAAACGGGCGGCCAGGTCTCGGTTTCCGATCCCGTCCGGATAGGCGGCATCACCGAGACCTTCATCGCTGTTTCGGTGATGAAGCTGGCCGGGGAAGGGAAACTGGACCTGGACAGCCAGGTCAGTACCTACCTGCCCGAGTTCGGCAGCGTCCTGCATCCGCCCGGCCCCGTCACAGTACGCCAGCTTCTGACGCACGAATCCGGCCTGCCCGACTTCTCCGTCCCCCTTCTGGCCAGCGGGCATTGGGAAGAAACGGCCAACCGCGCACTCAGCCTTGAGCAGCAGCTTGCCCTCGCTGCCACCGTGCGGTGGGACGGCCGGCTGGCACGGATTTTCGACTATTCCCGTTCCAACTACGCGGCTCTTGCCCTGATGGTTGAGCGGCTCCGCGGCCGGAGCATCGCCCAGGTCCTCGCGGAGGACATCGCCCGTCCCCTCGGCCTCCGAACAACCCGGCTGGGGGGCTTTCCGCCCGCAGGCATGGTTCACGGCTACGTCATCATCGAGGGCACCCGAAGGGACGCCAGCATGCTGGCATCGCAGGCAGAATCACCCTCCAGCGGAGCCCTGTCAACCGTGGAGGAAGTGAACACCTTCTACGCCGCGCTGCTGCAGGGAAGACTGCTCCCGCCGGACAGTGTGACGGCCATGAAGGGCGGCTACTCGCAGTACTACGGCTTTGCCCTGCGGCGCTGGAACAACACCTGCAACAACCGCTTCTACTACGGCCTTCCCGGTGACACCGACGGTTACGGCACGATCGCGATGACCAGCGAGGACGGCAGCAGGCAACTGGCGATGTCAGTTGCCTACCCGCCCGCGCCGCCCACCCTTGAGCTCAATCCGCTGATCCTCGAAATGCAGGACGTGGCGCAGGAAGCCCTGAACAGTCTGTGCCCGGCAGGCTAGGGGTTCAGGACCACCTTGATGCAGCCGTCCTCCTTCTTCTGGAACTTCTCGTACAGGGCGGGTGCCCCTTCCAGCCCCGAACGGTGGGTGACCAGGTCCATCACGCCCAACGGATCGGCGTCGTCCTCCACCATGGGAAGCAGCTGGTCAGTCCAGCGGCGCACATTGCACTGCCCCATCCGGACCTGGAGCTGCTTGTCGAACATGGTGAGCATGGGCATGGGGCTGGCCTGGCCACCGTATACGCCGCTCAGCGAGAGCGTTCCGCCGCGGCGGACCGCATCTATGGACGTGTGCAATGCGGCGAGGCGGTCCACCCCCGCGGTTTCCATGGCTTTCTGGGCCAGCTTGTCCGGCAGGAGCCCCAGCGCCTGGTGGGCAAAGCCGGCTGCCGGAGACCCGTGGGCTTCCATTCCGACGGCGTCCACCACCGCGTCCGGACCCCTTCCGGCCGTCATCTCCCGCAGTTCGTCCGCCACGCCTTTGCCGTAATCGAGCGTTTCCACACCGTGCCGCGCAGCCATGGCGCGGCGTTCCGGAACGGGGTCGATACCTATGACGCGAAGCCCGCGCTGGACGCCGATCCGTCCGGCGAACTGGCCCACCGGGCCAAGGCCGAACACAGCCAGGGTGCCGCCCGCGGGAGTGTCGGCGTATTCCACGGCCTGCCAGGCAGTGGGAAGAATGTCGGAGAGGAACAAGTACCGCTCATCCGGAAGTTCCGTTCCTACCTTCACCGGGCCGTAATCCGCGTGCGGCACGCGCAGGTACTCGGCCTGGCCGCCGGGGACGGAACCGTAGAGTTCCGAGTAGCCAAAGAGCGCCGCGCCGGATCCCTTGTCCTTGACCTGGGTGGTTTCGCACTGGGATTGCAGGCCCAGTGAACACATATAGCAGTGGCCGCAGGCGATGTTGAAGGGAACCACCACCCGGTCGCCTTTGCGCAGGTTGGTGACGGCGCTGCCCACTTCCTCCACGATGCCCATGGGTTCGTGGCCGATCACGTCGCCCTTGTGCATGTACGGGCCCAGCACCTCGTACAGGTGCAGGTCGGAGCCGCAGATAGCCGTGGAGGTGATCCGGATTATGGCGTCAGTGGGCTCCTGGATCATAGGGTCCGGTACTTCCTGGACGCTTACGGAGCGTTTTCCTTGCCATGTCAGTGCTTTCACAATTCGCCTTTCTGGAGGTTTCGCCTTCAGTCCGGGCTGGAGCCCATCCCTCGACGGTATCGACTTCAGCGGAAAAAAGTAAGCAGGCTGACTAAATACTTGCCGTCCCCGCTTCGGGCTTCTAGCGTGGGAAGGGCCAGCTCCGCCGCTATGTGTGAAAGAGGAACGCCATGTCGCTCTATCAGCCCGAACCCGTTGAAATTTCCACGCGCATGCGGCCGGGCGAGTGGACGGAGGCCAGCCTCGAGGAGCTGGTCAACTCATACCGCCACCGTATTGTGGAGATGGGTGCCAGCGTGTCCGATATCGTCACAGACATCGAGAGGAACGACGACGGCTCCGTCAAGGTAGCGGTGTCCTGGGCTAAGCCCGCGAACCAGGGGGACGAAGACGCGGTGGCCGGCGGGCAGGCAGTCTAGGGAAGGTCCTCAGGTCCTAGCGATGAGCCGGCCAATGGCGCTCGAGTTGAGGTTCCGGAGAAGGTCCGCCGGCCCATCGTAGACCTCCACGGCCCCCGCCTCCCGAAGTTCAGCTGCGTTGATTCCTCCGCACCTGACGGCAACAGCGGGGATCCCGAGGGCTGCCGCAGCCTTCATGTCCCAGACGGCGTCGCCCACAAAAACGGCGTCTGCCGCCCGGACGCCGATCGCCTCCAGAGCGGCCACCAGGATGTCCGGGGAGGGCTTGCTTTCCTTGGCGTCGTTGGCGCTCGTGGCGCCATCAATGAACGCATCGGCATCCAGGATGCCCTTCATGACCTCCAGGTCCTTCTTGCGCGCGGAAGAAGCCAGGGCAACGGCCAGTCCCCCGGCATGGCACTGCGCCAGGAGGTCTTTCACACCATCAAAAGGCCGGAGTGCCGGCCAGTGGGAGGCGTACAGTGCGCCGTGGCTGGCCATGATGTCCGGGTCGGCGGAACGGTCGCGCTCCCCGGGCAGGAGGCTGTCCACCAGCCGGTCGCCGCCCATTCCCACGAAATGGTGGATGGACGCCATCGGGATGTCGTAGCCCTGCTGCCGAAAGGCGCCCCACCAGGAGATGGTGTGGATGTAGGACGAGTCGATCAAGGTCCCGTCAACGTCAAAAAGAACCCCCCGGCGTCGGCCGCCAGGGGGTGCAGTATGCAGCGGACCCATCAGCCCACCGCTGCCCGGCGGGCTGAAGGAACCTTCTTTTGGAGGGCGGCTTCCTCCTTGGCGGAGTTCACGGGACGGACGCGCTCCCTGATGACGGTCCCGGCGCCGTCGCGGCTCTTGTCCCGGATCAGTCCCGTACCGGCAATTTCACGGGCCATCGCCACGCCTGCCACTGCAGCCCTTTTGGTGGGAAAGGTGACCGAGATGGCCATCAGGCTCCCGGCTCCATCCAGCATCCGGACCCTGTAGCCGCCGTCAGGCGCGTCCACGAGCTCAAAATACCCGGCCATTAATATCACTCCTCCGTCGGTCACGGCGTTGTGCTTCGTTGGAGCACTCTCCATGAGGTGTTAGTAAGTATACTTATCTATTCCGCGAAGGAGAAGCCGCCCCCTGACCGCACCGCCTCAGCACGGCTCCGCCAGCTCCGGCGGAATGGGGGTGTCACTTCGCCGAACCGTATCCTGATGAAGCTCCAGGGCGCTAGTCACAAGCGCAAAGTGGCTGAACGCCTGAGGCGTGTTGCCCAGCTGCCGGCCGGCTTTCACGGCCCATTCCTCACTCAGCAGCCCCACGTCGTTCCGCAGTTCCAGCAGGCGCTCAAACAGTTTCCGCGATTCCTCGTGCCTGCCGGCCCCCAGCAGCGCCTCCACCAGCCAGAAGGAGCACGCCACGAAGATGCCCTCGTCCCCCGGCAGGCCGTCGTCGCTCTCTTCCGGACGGTAACGCAGCACGAAGCCGTCCTCCGTGAGTTCGCGCTGGATGGCCTCGATGGTCCCGATCACCCGGGGATCGTCCGGGGGCAGGAAGCCCACGCGCGGAATCAGGAGGAGGCTGGCATCCAGCTCCGGCCGGCCATAGGACTGGACGAAAGTATTGCGGACCGGGTCGAAGCCGTTGGCCATAACGTCCTTGTGAATGGTCTCCCGCAGCCGTTCCCAGCGTTCCACGGGCCCCGGAAGGCCCGACTCCCGGACACCTTTCACCATCCGGTCAGCCGCCACCCAGGCCATCACCTTGGAATGCGTGAAATGGCGGCGCGGGCCGCGCATTTCCCAGAGACCGTTGTCCGGCTGGTCCCAGATGGTTTCCAGGTGTTCCATCAGGGCAAGCTGCACATCCCATGCCTCGTCCGGGTGCTTCAGCAGCGAATTCCGGGTCAGGGCAAGGCAGTCGAGCACCTCTCCCCAGACGTCGAGCTGCAGCTGCTCGGCCGCACCGTTGCCGATCCGCACGGGGGATGAATTCTCATAACCCTTCAACCAGGGAAGTTCCATTTCCGGCAGGCGCCGCTCGCCGTGGATGCCGTACATGATCTGCAGGTCGGCCGGGTCACCCGCCACGGCACGGAGCAGCCAATCCCGCCAGGCCGCAGCTTCCGCCGTATATCCGGCGGCCATGAGGGCCTGCAGCGTCATGGTGGCGTCCCGCAACCAGCAGTAGCGGTAGTCCCAGTTGCGCGGGCCGCCAATGTGTTCCGGCAACGAGGTGGTCACCGCCGCCACGATCCCGCCGGTGGGCGCATAGGTCAGGGCCTTCAGGGTCACCAGGGAACGCACCACCGCCTCCCGGTACTCCCCCTTGACGGTGCACTGGGAAGCCCAGCCGCGCCAGAAGGCATGCGTGGTGCGAAGGACTTCCTCGGCGTCGACGGTATGCGGCCTGCCAACGTGGCTTGGCGCCCAGGTGAGCACAAACGGGACCCGGTCTCCGGCCTCGACGGTGAAATCGCTGACCGTGTGCATGTTCTCCCCGTGAAGGGGCGCCGGCGTCACCAGGTAGACGGCGTCCGGCCCGGCAATGGCGTGGAGTCCCAGCTGGTCCCGGCGGACCCAGGGAATGATGTGCCCGTAATCAAAGCGGAGGACCAGTTCACTGTGCATCCTGACGCTGCCGCTCACGCCTTCCACGATGCGGACGATGTCCGCCACGGAGTCGCGCGGCGGCATGAAATCGATGACCCGGACCGTCCCGTCGGGCGTTTCCCACTCCGTCTCCAGCACCAGCGTGCCCTCGCGGTACCCTCTTCGGGTACACGCTCCCCCGGCCGCAGGAGCCAACAGCCAGCGCCCGGCCTCCGGAGTGTCCAGCAGCGCGTTGAAGCAGGCAGGGGAATCGAACCGGGGAAGGCAAAGCCAGTCGATCGAGCCTTCCTTGCTGATCAGGCCACCCGTCTGGAGGTCGCCGACAACCGCATAATCCTCAATTAGCGCCATGTCCTTACCCTGCCACAGCCGTCCGGAAAGGGAAGGGCATGGCCGGTGTAGCCTGAAGCTACGGCCGGGCAGCAGACTTCCGGGGAGGAATGATGGCAATCCATATCGGCACCTCGGGATGGAGTTACGATCACTGGGAAAACGTCCTCTACCCTCCCGGCCTCCCTCCGAAGGACCGGCTCAAGCACTACGTTTCCCGGTTCAGCACCGTTGAGCTGAACGCCAGCTTCTACCGCTGGCCGCGGGACACAACGTTTGCGGGCTGGAACCAGCGGCTGCCGCACGGCTTCACCATGTCCGTGAAGGCACCGCGCGGCCTGACCCACGCCCGGAAGCTGTTCGAACCGGAGGTGTGGCTGGAGCGCATTACGCGGTGCTGGCACGAACTCGGGGACAAACGGGCGGTCCTGCTGGTCCAACTGCCGCCGCAGATGGAACGGGATGACGCACGGCTGGAGTACTTCCTGGCGGCAGTACCTGGCTGGATCCGGGTGGCTGTGGAGTTCCGGCACCCCAGCTGGGAGAACCCGGAGGTGTATTCGTTACTGGAACGCCATCAGGCCGCCTACTGCGTGATGAGCGGCGCCAACCTGCCGTGCATCCTGCGGACCACGGCCCCGTTCGCCTACGTCCGGCTGCACGGGCCCGACCATCAGCACCTGTACGCCGGCTCGTATTCGGACGACGACCTGCATTGGTGGGCGGCGAGGATCCGGGAGTGGGCGGGCAACGGGCTGGACGTGTACGCCTATTTCAATAACGACGGCGGAGGCAACGCAGTGCGCAACGCCGAGACCCTGCGCGGGTTCCTGGGAGAGGGCTGACGTCACGGAAGGACGGCAACGCCGCCGGAGGAGGCCCATGCGGGACAGCCTGTGGCAGAGTGGTGCCATGGACACGGCTCCCCACAACCCGCCCCGGAACCCTGCAACCGCGCATGGGCAGCGATTGACGGACCACGCCCTGCTCTCCGGAAACAGCGTCTTTAAGCTGGCGCACCGGATCTCGGACGCCCTCAACAGCGTGCGCATCCAGCTGGCCAAGCGCTGGCATTTCGTCCCGCAGACCATCGCTTACCAGGGTTACGGTTCCACCACCTTGGTGCGGGTACTGGGCCGGGTCCTGTTGACGCAGAAGCCGCTGCCGGGCAGCAAAGCAGAGCATGCGGCCCGGAACGGCAACCAGAACGTCCGCGGCTGGCGCGCCTTCACCAGCGTCCCCCTGCAGTTCACCGACGTCGAGATCACCATCGGCGATGTCACCACCCATGTCCGTGCAGACCGCGGCGGAATCATCGACACCGAAGTGAGCGTCCAGCTCTCGCCGGGCTGGCATACGGCTGTCCTGCGGGCCGAAGGAACCGAACCGGTGGAGGCCCTGATCCAGGTGATCGCCCCCGACGTGAAGTTCGGCATCGTCTCCGATATTGACGACACGGTTATGGTCACGGCCCTGCCCAGGCCCTTCCTGGCCCTCTGGAATACCTTCGTGCTGAGCGAACGGGCCCGCATGGCCACGCCAGGCATGGCCGTCCTGCTGGACAGGCTCACCATCGAACACCCGGACGCGCCGGTCATCTACCTCTCCACCGGCCCCTGGAATGCGGCTCCCACCCTGGCCCGGTTCCTGAACCGGAACATGTATCCCTCCGGGGCCCTGCTCCTGACGGACTGGGGCCTGACCCAGGACCGGTGGTTCCGCAGCGGCCAAGAGCACAAGCACCGCAACCTGGAGCGGCTCGCCAAGGAATTCCCGGACATGCGGTGGCTGCTGATCGGCGACAACGGCCAGCACGACGAGGCCATCTACTCGGGTTTCGCGCAGGAGAATCCGGACAAGGTGGCGGCGATCGCCATCCGCCAGCTGTCCATCAGCGAGTCGGTGTTCGCCGGCGGCCACTCCGAGGACGGGGACCACACTACGTCCAAGGTGCCGTGGATCTATTCACCCGACGGCGCCGGCATCGCCAAGCAGCTCGCCCTGCTGGACCTGCTCTGAACCTGCCCCAAGAGGCCGGCCCGCCGGCACTTTCCTAGGCGCTGGCACCCAGGGCGGGAACATCGCCGTCGGACGCGCCGTCCACAACGCCACTGCCCACGGCGTCGGTGCCCAGCACGTCGGTGCCCAGGACGTCCACCTCCACGTCCCCGCCTGCTACGGCCTCCGCGATCGCCGCAGTGGCTGCCGCTGCCAGGTCGCGTTCCTCAATAAGTTCCTGGAACCAGAAGTAGGAGGCCTTGGGCGTCCTTTCCAGCGTCTCGAAATCTACGTGCAGGAGCCCGAAGGGCTGATTGTAGCCGGCGGACCACTCGAAGTTGTCCAGGAGCGACCACACGTAGTACCCGCGCAGGTCCACGGATTCAGCTTCTCCGCCCGGCGCCGTGGCCCGCAGCGCCGCTTCGAGGTGGTCGGAGAGGTACTTGAGCCGGCGCTCGTCCGGGATGAACTTGGTGTTGGTGGACTTGTCCCTGACGATGATGTCCTCGAAGCTGGCCCCGCCCTCGGTGAGGATGACCGGCGGAAGGTTGGGGTAGCGCTCGCCCATCTCCTTCAAAGCCACAGCCATGTACTCCGGCTTGACCGGCCAGCCGTAGGCGGTGATGTCGGCCTCGGGCCAGGTTTCCACGTGGAACGGTGTTCCGCCGTTGCCCGCCGCGCTCAGGTCGCTGCCCATGGCTTCAGCCATGCTGGCAGGAACGGCACCGCCGCCCGGCCCCACTGCCACCTTTGTGGGCATGTAGTAGTTGAGCCCGTAGAAGTCGAGCGGCTGGGAAATGATGTCCATGTCCTCTTCCGGGCTCTCGAACGAGCTGAAGAACTTCGCGGCCCGGATCAGGTCAGGGTATTTGCCGGTCAGCACGGGGTCCGCGTAGAGCCGGTTCTGCGCCAGGTCCATAAGCCCGGCGCTGATCCGGTCCAGCGGGTTGATGGAGTTCGGCACCATGGGCGAGTAGACATTGGTCATGCCGATCTCGCCGGGGACCTTCGCCGCGCGCAGCGCCTGCACGGCGAGCCCGTGTCCAAGGAGCTGGTGGTGCACCGTGGGAAACGCGCCCAGCAGCAGTTCCTTGCCAGGTGAGTGCAGGCCCAGCGAGTAGCCGTTGGTGCTGACCGTTGCGGGCTCGTTGATGGTGCACCAGCGGGCCACCCGGTCGCCAAAGGCCTCGGCCAGGATGGCCGCATACTCACCCAGCCGGTAGGCAGTGTCACGGTTCATCCAGCCGCCGGCCTCGTCAAGGGCCAGCGGGGTGTCCCAGTGGTAGATCGTGGCCATGGGGGAAATGCCGTTGGCCAGCAGTTCGTCCAGGAGCCGGTCGTAGAAGTCCAGTCCGGCACGGTTTGCGGGACCGCTCCCCGTGGGCTGGATCCGGGGCCAGGCAAAGGAGAACCGG
Encoded here:
- a CDS encoding bifunctional allantoicase/(S)-ureidoglycine aminohydrolase, coding for MGKYYSPTGGLPPQTHLTTERAIVTEAYTVIPKGVMTDIVTSNLPGFSNTRSWIIARPISGFATTFSQLIVEIAPGGGAPKAEFEAGVEGVVFVTRGKLNLTLDGELHQMEEGGYAYLAAGSEWGLENVSDDVVSFHWIRKAYERLEGYEAKSFVTNEKDVEPTSMPDTNDVWKTTRFTDSNDLAHDMQVNIVTFQPGGVIPFPETHVMEHGLYVLEGKAMYLLNNDWVEVEAGDFMWLRAFCPQACYAGGPGEFRYLLYKDMNRQVRLT
- a CDS encoding HAD family hydrolase: MGPLHTAPPGGRRRGVLFDVDGTLIDSSYIHTISWWGAFRQQGYDIPMASIHHFVGMGGDRLVDSLLPGERDRSADPDIMASHGALYASHWPALRPFDGVKDLLAQCHAGGLAVALASSARKKDLEVMKGILDADAFIDGATSANDAKESKPSPDILVAALEAIGVRAADAVFVGDAVWDMKAAAALGIPAVAVRCGGINAAELREAGAVEVYDGPADLLRNLNSSAIGRLIART
- a CDS encoding DUF6986 family protein; the encoded protein is MAASPKPSLSAGDLAHIDGQLAATDRLLEQNYPGDDGSRQPVHTVYVPADRFTPSFAADWGAQALATAEAHGGFERLGSLLGQDAGLAEAVAPRVEAKLSSEPIEDLRLDFEDGFGDRGDDAEDAAAVTAASAVAKAVAAGSAPPFIGIRFKCFEAPTRARGLRTLDLFVSGLAAAGELPEGLVLTLPKVTTVAQVQAMDYAVSRLEEVHSLPSGRLRFEVQVETPQLILGPEGTSPVAQLPHAVPGRISGLHYGTYDYSASLQISAEYQSMEHPVADFAKEVMQLAVAGTGIRLSDGSTNIIPVGDNVENAWQLHGRLVRRSLERGYYQGWDLHPAQLPSRFAATYAFYREGLPAAAARLRNYVERTEGGVMDEPATARALAAFVLRGVQCGAVGAEEVQALAGVGLPQLTALAHPRLATTSNS
- a CDS encoding DUF72 domain-containing protein, coding for MAIHIGTSGWSYDHWENVLYPPGLPPKDRLKHYVSRFSTVELNASFYRWPRDTTFAGWNQRLPHGFTMSVKAPRGLTHARKLFEPEVWLERITRCWHELGDKRAVLLVQLPPQMERDDARLEYFLAAVPGWIRVAVEFRHPSWENPEVYSLLERHQAAYCVMSGANLPCILRTTAPFAYVRLHGPDHQHLYAGSYSDDDLHWWAARIREWAGNGLDVYAYFNNDGGGNAVRNAETLRGFLGEG
- a CDS encoding zinc-dependent alcohol dehydrogenase; the protein is MKALTWQGKRSVSVQEVPDPMIQEPTDAIIRITSTAICGSDLHLYEVLGPYMHKGDVIGHEPMGIVEEVGSAVTNLRKGDRVVVPFNIACGHCYMCSLGLQSQCETTQVKDKGSGAALFGYSELYGSVPGGQAEYLRVPHADYGPVKVGTELPDERYLFLSDILPTAWQAVEYADTPAGGTLAVFGLGPVGQFAGRIGVQRGLRVIGIDPVPERRAMAARHGVETLDYGKGVADELREMTAGRGPDAVVDAVGMEAHGSPAAGFAHQALGLLPDKLAQKAMETAGVDRLAALHTSIDAVRRGGTLSLSGVYGGQASPMPMLTMFDKQLQVRMGQCNVRRWTDQLLPMVEDDADPLGVMDLVTHRSGLEGAPALYEKFQKKEDGCIKVVLNP
- the aceB gene encoding malate synthase A, with the translated sequence MAITVTDPRPIDRAEEILTPKALAFVEELHNRFAGTRNELLQARAAKRQRVAETGKLDFLPETKDVRDGDWKVAPAPAALQDRRVEMTGPASPAKMAINALNSGAKVWLADLEDASTPTWGNVIDAILNLRDAAQGTLSYTSDEGKEYRLRTDAPLAVVVARPRGWHMQEKHLLVNGEPAVGALVDFGLHFFHVAKQLVLNGQGPYYYLPKMESHLEARLWNDVFVFAQDYLGLGQGTVRATVLIETIPAAFEMDEILYELRDHASGLNAGRWDYLFSIIKYFRDAGEEFVLPDRASVAMTAPFMRAYTELLVKTCHKRGAFAMGGMAAVIPNRRHPEVTEAAFAKVRADKTREANDGFDGSWVAHPDLVPTCREVFDSVLGDKPNQVDKQRPEVNVTAEQLLDVSSADGQVTEAGLRLNLYVAVAYTAVWLSGNGAVAIHNLMEDAATAEISRSQVWQQIRNKSVLADTGNTVTRELVERILGEETERLRTEFGDEAFRRYYQPASELIADICLSEDYTDFLTTPAYELVG
- a CDS encoding serine hydrolase domain-containing protein, whose translation is MGTRRGGTWRRIAAAVCAVLLAATSAGCTGEPEPPEPDQSAAFALLEAFSARMLEEGAPAVLISVKDKGESWNHAAGVRSLETGGQVSVSDPVRIGGITETFIAVSVMKLAGEGKLDLDSQVSTYLPEFGSVLHPPGPVTVRQLLTHESGLPDFSVPLLASGHWEETANRALSLEQQLALAATVRWDGRLARIFDYSRSNYAALALMVERLRGRSIAQVLAEDIARPLGLRTTRLGGFPPAGMVHGYVIIEGTRRDASMLASQAESPSSGALSTVEEVNTFYAALLQGRLLPPDSVTAMKGGYSQYYGFALRRWNNTCNNRFYYGLPGDTDGYGTIAMTSEDGSRQLAMSVAYPPAPPTLELNPLILEMQDVAQEALNSLCPAG
- a CDS encoding glycoside hydrolase family 15 protein; protein product: MALIEDYAVVGDLQTGGLISKEGSIDWLCLPRFDSPACFNALLDTPEAGRWLLAPAAGGACTRRGYREGTLVLETEWETPDGTVRVIDFMPPRDSVADIVRIVEGVSGSVRMHSELVLRFDYGHIIPWVRRDQLGLHAIAGPDAVYLVTPAPLHGENMHTVSDFTVEAGDRVPFVLTWAPSHVGRPHTVDAEEVLRTTHAFWRGWASQCTVKGEYREAVVRSLVTLKALTYAPTGGIVAAVTTSLPEHIGGPRNWDYRYCWLRDATMTLQALMAAGYTAEAAAWRDWLLRAVAGDPADLQIMYGIHGERRLPEMELPWLKGYENSSPVRIGNGAAEQLQLDVWGEVLDCLALTRNSLLKHPDEAWDVQLALMEHLETIWDQPDNGLWEMRGPRRHFTHSKVMAWVAADRMVKGVRESGLPGPVERWERLRETIHKDVMANGFDPVRNTFVQSYGRPELDASLLLIPRVGFLPPDDPRVIGTIEAIQRELTEDGFVLRYRPEESDDGLPGDEGIFVACSFWLVEALLGAGRHEESRKLFERLLELRNDVGLLSEEWAVKAGRQLGNTPQAFSHFALVTSALELHQDTVRRSDTPIPPELAEPC